The genomic stretch AATACGGGAAATACATAATCAAAGAAATATTTATTATAATAGGTAGTTTCTTTCTCATGTAAATCTGCAAATCTTAATAATTTAATATTGTTTTTCTCAATAAGCTTAGTTTCAACCTTATTAAAGATATCATCTTTTCTTTTATATAGTCTCCTAGTTTCTTCATAAATATGATCCAATTGTTCCTGTGGACTCATCCCTGACTTATTATCAATATCATTCTTCTTAACCAAGGTCAAATCGTAAAGTGAACCACACCTTATCATATAAAATTCATCTAAATTACTAACAAAGATAGAGATAAAATTTAATCTTTCAAATAAAGGAACAGTGTTATCGTCAGCCTCTTCTAAAACCCTTTCATCAAATTTAAGCCAGGATAATTCCCTGTTTTGGGTAAAACTGTAATCTCTCATTTTTTTACCTTTCTTTAAATGTTTTTTATTCTTTTTATTCTTCTTTTCATCTTTGGACATTTACATTCCTCTATAAATTATATATAAATAAATAAATCGAATTCAATAGAATTCTGTACGAAATATGACTAGTTGATATTCTCTAATCAAAGAATTATTAAATTGATATAACATTATATCATCATAACTAGTTCAGTGAAAATAAATCTCAGGATTTTTTATAGCATTACAATAATTAAGTCAATAATTAATAATTAATTATCTTGATATTTTTTAAAAACGTTTTCTATAAAGAATCCTTCCCTTACACCACATTTACTAACATGTATCTCTTTACAATTAAAATATTGAGTTAAAACTTTAAATATTAACAAACCTGGAACAACAGTATGAATCCTACTTGGTTTTGTATGTAAAATTATATCATAGGTAGACCTATCATTATAGGATAAATCCTCCTCCAAGCTAGGAAGTAGATTAACATCAATAGAATCCTTTTTATCCTTTAAATCCAAATCAATTAAAATATTGTTTATAGCCCTAATACTTCCACCTACACCACACATGCAAGGAATTTCTTTATCATATTTGATATTAAGTTTCTTGATTTCTTTTAATATTCTCTCTTCAATCTTAATTTTCTCATCTTTATTTGGAACAATCTGAGAAACATATTCATTAAACAGATTTAAAGAACCTATTGGCATACTGTATTCTTCGAGAACATCACCATGTTCAAATATAATAATCTCAGTACTGCCTCCTCCAGAATCAATCAGAACCCCATCCTTAAGATCATAATCCTGCTGGGCTCCAATATAACTTAATTCCGCTTCATCTTCAGAAGGCAGAATTTGTATTTCAATTCCTGTTTTATCCTTAACATATTTTACTATTTCCTCAGAATTCTTAACATTTCTAATTGAAGCCGTTGTAAATGCAGTGAAATCCGTAATGTTCAAAACATTTAAATCCTTTTGCATTCTTTCCAAAAGATGAACAAGCTTATTAATTGCATGTTTAGGTAACTTATTTTTTTTAACATAAGCAATTAAACCTAAAGTTTCCTTCTCAGAAAAGATTTTCTTAAAACGTTCCTTATTATAAGAATAAACATTCATCCGAACAGTATTTGAACCAATATCTATAACTCCATATAACATTCATACACCTAAAAATTATTTATATATAATATATTATTATATAAGAAAATTTCAATATTTAAAACTATACTTTTTGTGAATAAAATTTCAATTAATGAGAAATAAATGAAAGTCAATCCTAAAAAGCCACAAATCAATTTAATATATATTTCTATAAATTAAAAAAATTTACTAAATAATTAGAAAGATAACACACTAACTAAAAAGTGTATAAACATCATACAAAAGATTACTCAAAAAAAATATTATTTTCAAAAATATTAAAAAAATCACAATATTTGAAATTCTATTAAGTACATAATTAAATAAAGTTTCTAAAAATAATTAAATAATTAAAAAAATGCCATTAAAAATAAGTTCTCTTCATTAAAATCATATCAGGACATATGAAAATTGCAGATTATTCTTCCCGAAATTGTAATGGAGAAAATTAAGAATCATCCTTTTAAATTAAATTATAATTATAGATTAAGTATTTAAATAAGGTAAAAATTAGATTATAAAAACTGAAATATTAATTAAACAGCAATAATATTTCTGAATAAAAACACATATAAATTCCAATTTTCAAATACTATTTTTATACAATATAGAAAAATTTTAGACACCCGACTTAGAAAAGATTTAAATAGAAAATTTAGAAATTTATATATTTATAACGATTATACATGATAAATCTAAATATTTATATACTTTGAATTTATAATGATTATACATGATAGATATACTAAGTTTATCATGAAAAAAATTATTTTTATATGAATTATCTTGTATTAGATAATTTTTATTCAATCATCATAAATAAAATGGAGGAAAGATAATGATTGAAATTCGCTTTCACGGACGTGGAGGTCAAGGTGCTGTAACTGCAGCTGAAATTTTAGCTAAAGCAGCATTTGAAGATGGTAAATATAGTCAAGCATTCCCATCATTTGGTGTAGAAAGAAGGGGTGCACCAGTATCTGCCTTCACAAGAATCGACGAAAAACCAATTGAACTTAGATACCAAATTTATAATCCGGATCATATTTTAGTTCTTGATGACGGATTAGCAAATGTAGTAGACATTTACTCAGGTATTAAGGAAAATAGTGATGTTGTAATCAACACACATAAAGATATTAGCAGTGACAAAATACCTGTACATAAGATAGATGCAACTAAAATTGCATTAGATGTTTTAGGAAGACCAATTGTAAATACAATTATTTTAGGTTACTTTGCTAAAAAATCTGGTGTTGTAAGTATTGAATCATTAGAAAAAGTAATTAAAGATGTTTTCCCAGGTAAAGTTGGAGAAAAAAACGTAAGAGCTGTAAGAGAAGCTTACGAAATGGATTAAATTTAAGGTGATTGAAAATGATGACCTCAGTAGGATGTACTAATAACCAACCTGGAAGTACAGTTAAAAATAAAACAGGTAGTTGGAGAACATTTAAACCAATATCTGACAGAGAAAAATGTGTTGAATGTTTCAATTGTTACATATTCTGTCCAGAAGGTTGTATTGATACAGAATTTAATATTGATTATGATTATTGTAAAGGCTGCGGCATATGTAAAAATGAATGTCCAGTTAATGCTATTGAAATGGAAATTGATGAATAAAAAAATTAAGGAGAATCATTAATGACTAAAAAAGTTATGACTGCAACAGCTGCAATTTCTAATGCAGTAAAATTAGCAAAACCAGCTGTTATTCCCGTTTATCCTATTACACCAATGACTACAGTAGCTGAATATATTGCAGATTACGTAGCAAATGGTGAACTTGATACTGAATTTATTAGAGTAGAATCAGAACACAGTGCAATGAGTGCTGCTATAGGTGCAAGTAGTACAGGAGTTAGAACATTTACAGCTACTTCATCACAAGGATTAATGTATATGCATGAGGTTTTATTTGCAGCAGCAGGTATGAGAGCACCTATCGTTATGGGTGATGCAAACAGATCTATCTCAGCACCATTATGTATTATGAATGATCAACAAGATTCAATTGCTCAAAGGGATTCTGGTTGGATGCAAATTTATGCAAAAGACGGACAAGAAGCATTAGACATGACATTAATCTCATATAAAGTTGCAGAGAATGAAAATGTCTTATTACCATCCATGGTATGTATCGATGGATTTATTATTACACATACTAACGAGGCAGTAGATGTTCCGGAACAAGAACAAGTAGATAAATTCCTACCACCATATGTTCCAAAATACTCATACCTAGATCCAGAAGATCCTGTAACAGTCGGAAGTTTCACAGATTCAAACTATTATATTGAAGCAAGACATGCAATTCAAGTAGCTATGGACAAATCTGAAGAGGTATTTGAAGAGGCATTTAAAGAATTTGAAGAAATATTTGGAAGAAAACACGATTTAATTGAAACCTACAAAACCGAAGATGCAGATATAATATTTGTAAGTTTTGGTTCTGTATGCAGTACAATTAAAGTTATGATTGATGAAATGCGTGAAAAAGGAGAGAAAGTAGGACTTGTAAGAGCAGTTACTTACAGACCATTCCCTGCTAAAAAAATCCAAGAGGCAATCAAGAATGCTAGTAAAGTAGCCGTTGTTGAGAAGGATATAAGCTTCGGAATTGGTGGAGCTTTATATGAAGACATGAAATCAACAATGGACTGTGATACTGAGATTTATGATTTCATTATTGGATTAGGTGGTAGAGATATTACTCCAGATACAATCTACGATATTTTAGATAAAACTAA from Methanobrevibacter boviskoreani JH1 encodes the following:
- a CDS encoding Ppx/GppA phosphatase family protein, with amino-acid sequence MLYGVIDIGSNTVRMNVYSYNKERFKKIFSEKETLGLIAYVKKNKLPKHAINKLVHLLERMQKDLNVLNITDFTAFTTASIRNVKNSEEIVKYVKDKTGIEIQILPSEDEAELSYIGAQQDYDLKDGVLIDSGGGSTEIIIFEHGDVLEEYSMPIGSLNLFNEYVSQIVPNKDEKIKIEERILKEIKKLNIKYDKEIPCMCGVGGSIRAINNILIDLDLKDKKDSIDVNLLPSLEEDLSYNDRSTYDIILHTKPSRIHTVVPGLLIFKVLTQYFNCKEIHVSKCGVREGFFIENVFKKYQDN
- a CDS encoding pyruvate ferredoxin oxidoreductase subunit gamma, with product MIEIRFHGRGGQGAVTAAEILAKAAFEDGKYSQAFPSFGVERRGAPVSAFTRIDEKPIELRYQIYNPDHILVLDDGLANVVDIYSGIKENSDVVINTHKDISSDKIPVHKIDATKIALDVLGRPIVNTIILGYFAKKSGVVSIESLEKVIKDVFPGKVGEKNVRAVREAYEMD
- the porD gene encoding pyruvate synthase subunit PorD; this encodes MTSVGCTNNQPGSTVKNKTGSWRTFKPISDREKCVECFNCYIFCPEGCIDTEFNIDYDYCKGCGICKNECPVNAIEMEIDE
- the porA gene encoding pyruvate synthase subunit PorA — its product is MTKKVMTATAAISNAVKLAKPAVIPVYPITPMTTVAEYIADYVANGELDTEFIRVESEHSAMSAAIGASSTGVRTFTATSSQGLMYMHEVLFAAAGMRAPIVMGDANRSISAPLCIMNDQQDSIAQRDSGWMQIYAKDGQEALDMTLISYKVAENENVLLPSMVCIDGFIITHTNEAVDVPEQEQVDKFLPPYVPKYSYLDPEDPVTVGSFTDSNYYIEARHAIQVAMDKSEEVFEEAFKEFEEIFGRKHDLIETYKTEDADIIFVSFGSVCSTIKVMIDEMREKGEKVGLVRAVTYRPFPAKKIQEAIKNASKVAVVEKDISFGIGGALYEDMKSTMDCDTEIYDFIIGLGGRDITPDTIYDILDKTKNPTEKVNWIGLEEDE